Part of the Diprion similis isolate iyDipSimi1 chromosome 4, iyDipSimi1.1, whole genome shotgun sequence genome is shown below.
TTCACTCGAACGAgtattgataaaataaatttatattgaaaatgaattgaataCGAGTCATTGGCACGCCTCCGTGTttaatttctaaatatttctcaattcatATAGAAGAAATGATTGAATGGGATAAATTGCCTTTTTCAGTCTCATATTCTCTACAAAATTGATCTTTGCCTCTAAGTCGTGTTTTATATTCGAGTATCGAATGAACTGGAACCCACTTTGGGTTACCTAACTTTTCGGCCCACGTCAATTTCTCGAAGTCATAAGATATCTTCACTTCCGGTGTACCGTTTACTTCGGAAGCGTTTTCAtgtttctccgttttttctttttttttccctttccttTTTAGTGGCGGACGATTTACGGCTCGTGTAAAATTCGGCGTCGCGGACGAGCCGGAtggcaatttttcaatttccaccTCTGTTTAATATATAttcacgtacaatttttacgaaaaatacgAATATGTGGTCGCTGCTATTGGTTAATGAGCTGTATTAAGAAAATAGTTGATtccaaagagagaaaaaaaaaaaaaaattctattgatAATACTTTTTTGTATCAATGTGCGTTAGAATTGATAATGAAAACTCGCAATCAGTTTAAACGTTACTTTACACAGCCtaaacaagaataataaaaattactaacGTATTTAAAGtattgatttttcgaaaaattttgaacaaatataatgaattttgatattttgtaaACTTCACGCGTTATCTCTTGAGTTTCTTGATGCATATACTGCCGTTTGTTCCACGTCGAGGTGATTCTTCGCCcccgattttcttttcaatgttTCTCTCGCCACCCCATTTATTCTTCCTCGCAGATATTTCGCGTACGTTTTTCACCTCTTTGCAGTCTCTCTGTACAGTAGctcgatatttttcactccAAAGTTTTGAAACTTGTCTCTACTTCGAGAGCGAGTGTAAGAGACTGCGAAAGTGATGAAAagcttacacacacacacacacacacacacacacaatatgtacatataaatacaAGTGAGCCTGAATTTCTATTGACAATTCGAAACCACGTGTGGACCACAGGAATCCACGAAACCTTTTAAGAAGTTTTTACTAGAACAAGATTACAGAAGAGTGTTTCCAAGGACGGAGGTCATCCTCGTACAGATTAAACCCTATCCTTGCACCGAGATCTCAACGCTCAACTTGTGTATAGGTAAGcgtcgaaaaagaaataaaaagttggCGTGATTTCATGAAGGGTGACTCTAATTTATCTGGCAAATAAACGCACGCTAAGGTCAAGCTATTACACCAAGTGTTAATTAACTGATTAACAACCAGCCCAATGCTTTCCTCGAAACCGAACGCCAACTTTTGAGGTTGATACAAAGTAAAGAAGGATAATAATAGTTTTCCTAGTTCATAGTTTAGTTTCTCCTCACTCATATTAGTACATGCGAATTTTCCTTCTGAATTATTCAAAACCTATTGCATTTGCATAGACACTGGCGATGCATTAACGACTAATGACAATCAATGCTCGCGAGTAAAGCTGTTTGTATCGATTGTGATGAGGCGAGTAAGTGGGTTACATGGTGTTTGCACAACTCATTAATTACTGAACACTAATTGCTTACTTTATCTTTGGAGTAGCCCAAGTTGAACGACGAATTATGAGACAAGTCCGTGCGTCAGTTTTGCACGAATGTCACGTGATATTTTTAGCAGCTGCGTAATTGTGCACCAGGTGCAACCTCATATTGCACACCATGCCTgcgaaatatttacaatttatccATGTATTATATCGTTCAATTAACAGAGGGTGTGTAAATCGGCGCGGTTAGTCAACCGACGttgtaactaaaaaaaattttctacacgcGGTGTTGATCTGGCAACAAGTACGTGAAATTTATCGTATCTTGTACACAATTATGTTCGTTATCTGCGTAATCGACGCCACTTGAATTCTTCCGACGTTGTGAATGGGTGATTAAAATCTGAAGGAGTTGGGacagattaaattttaattagatGTTAActctttaatttattaatgGTTTTAAGCACACGTAAATTAATCACTTAATATTATACGCtaagtacaaaaattttgttaaatttttattcaacttataACTCTTTCCTACCGCACGGATGGAAAGTGgaatttatttctatataGTTTATAATATCTAAGAGAAATATATATCTTTGCGACGGAACTTTTAGACGAAAAGCAAGATCTTCATTTCccattttttcgtatttttacgtgtttcactttttttctttttacatgcACAGTTGAGATTTATTCctgatttttattcacgtCAATGATCTTTGAATCCTGCATTAGTTTATAAtgtaatacaatattttcacaagttTTTCTCAAGTTACATATACATTACGTTAGACTATCATACTTAACTGTTACACTTCTACGACATCAACCCTTCAAATTAATTCAGTACAAAATGTAAACAAGTACAAGAATCGACGGTCGCAGAATTCTTGCAGCCGTTATAACGACAGGTATTCCTTTGAAAGGAAACTGAACAAAAACCGGAGAACGCAATACCCTGGCCTTCGCTCAGGCATACGATTGCTTGCGAGTGTCTATAAAATTAGGGAATCTACCCACGTGCAATCAAGAAATTCTCCGAAAGGAATAAATGAACGGTCGATTAAAGGAAATACTGCCGCACACGCCTTCGGCCGAGAATAAGAGATTGGATCACCTTCGAGGCCGAGACGCGACGACGAGAGGACGTAAAAAGTTTCCAGAGCCAATTTCATACCGACTCTAGTTCACCCACCACCTGCAACCTTCTCGCAGCATCTCTTTAATTACACTACTCCCTCGATTGGTCAGGGAACGgggtatataaatttattctgcGGTTGAAACGGCCGCCCCGGGATCTGCGCCGGGTTCTTCCGGTCTCTGCAGGGCTCCACCGGATGTGACAGCAGCCTCGTCGTCCGCCGAGGAAACCGTCTTTGCAAATTCTGCCGCAGCCTCCAGCTGAGCTTCTCTCTGTTGCTTCTCCAGAGCCGCCTTCTGGTATCGACCTTCGTCGGCGTAGGAGTAAAGGATTCCGACGATCTCCTGGGCCTTCGTGTACATCTCTTCGACGCTCTGAATTTTGCAATTCAACACTCGTGAGGATCGGACGAAAcaacttgaatttttccttACGCTTATTTAGACGTATATCGACCGATTTTTTGGGTCTAGATTTCGATTTAGCTACACTTTGGATATGTTGTTACGTTCTTTGAGCTATGAAAATCATAGAATTTTTAGACAACGAACTTTTAGTCAGATCGTTTACGAAAATCACgtcaatcaattttatcacgatttcgattttgatttgaattttcagcaCTTCGTGTCGTCGAAACAATAACGTGTTGtttgtataagaaaaaatggaTCTTTCCGAACATAAAATCCATTTTGAGGTAGATGATCCTCAGGAACTGCAAAAAAACGcgttttttcaacattcttaGAATATTTAAGCCCATTTAAATGTGATCCCATTTTCATCCCACTCTGAAAATGTCAGGATAAACGGGGAAAACAATTTAACTTTTACCCCTTCGCATACACAGGATTGAAGATATCGAAAAAACGTGGTTTCTGGATAATATTTGAAGAAACCAGACTTTTTTTAGACGATTGATACATTAAGGAAAGGGTCATTATTTTCTCACGGTTGGAAGTTCTAAAGATTCGAACCCAAaggtgtaatttgaaaatgtgataaaattgATCGACATGTTTCTCTTAAACGGCAAGGACTAAATGCCTGCTAAAAATTGGAGGATTTTCATATCATACACCGTACGCTATATAACATATTCAAATGTCaaccgaataaaaattttcaccataaAAACTGGCCAAAAGATTTTGGATAGGCCCACATTTTCGAAAACTCTAGTGAGTGATCATTCGAATTTCTCCTTGAATAACACCCTACCTGCATCTCTCTGAGCTCCTTGATCGCTTCCGTTTCAAAATACAGTCGATCGTAATCTTCTTGTGTCAGCAGGTAGCCGTTTTCAATgtctttctccttctcctgcTCGGTCATGATCACAGCTATCTCTTCGGTCGTCATTGGCACCTGTAAAATGGAACAATTTTTCCGCCTTCTTTACGATGGATTCTGAGTATTTTTTCGGTGAAATTAAACCTGTTACTCTTTTTCTAATCAAGTATTTGATCCAGGACTTTGTACCACAGAATTGCAGCTCTTTATGGTTCAAACTAGTGAGTAAGAAAatcgtgattttgaaaatttgtgaacAGCTCACCAATTTTTGAGCCCCGTGGACTACTTCAGTTTTCATGTAGACTTCGTCGTCCTCAGCTTCCTCCTCAACTTTGTCGCCAGTATTGTCCGGATAAAGCATTTGGTACAGAGAGTTAGTGACGTGAACTTTCTTCGGCATTCgctgtttataaatatttatttatgcacAAGCAAGGATTCGGGCAGTTTTTGTCGACAGGTTAAGACTTAAGCCAATTTTAATGAATGTTTACTCGTTTAAGGTGGGGGGAGgcgaagttccgaatttgataAGTTCCGAAAGCGTCTAATTCCATAATTATTTGATGGTAAAACAtggagtaaagaaatcaaagttgtacaaaataacaaaatatcgAATGGTCGGAAACTTGAtggctcaaagttccgaaatgccAAGATTCCAAAAATCTAATATACGATAGagcaaaatttcgacaaataaattttcgataaagtaatattctgaaaattaaaatatactcacacaacgtagtttactcaacaattcggtgtaaaaaatcagcaaaaccaaaaatcagaatgaccagAATTCGGGaagcaaaaaatatcgaaaacccagaacaaagaaagatcaaagtggtaATATTTCACCAATCCGGGAACTcacaaaactgaaaatcttcgatcatttagaatttcgatgttgcagattttcaaagtttcgcccTTTGGGAACTTTGCACTTTTGTAACTTTAAGCATCGTACCATTCGAAACTGATGTTTCgcgaaatttgatttcttcaccTCAAGTTTCtccttaaaaaaattcttaattttGCGCTTTCGGAATTTCACCCCCGCCCCTTAAAACCTTCTCGATAGTTTGAACAATCGaattaatcgttttttcacCGCCGCTGTATATAATCTATCGTGACATATGTAGATAAAAGCAAATGCAACACGCTATGACCACAATGCGCTCAcctttctctgtttctcttcAATTATCGCATCGCAGTAGAGATAGAGTTGGAATAGCGGGTACCTCCGTAATTCCTCAGGCGCCTCTTGGACGGGAATAAGTCGTTCCAGTATCATCTTCTTGGTTCTCATCAGTTCGTTCGTCTTGAAACGAGAGTAAAtacaagaataagaaaaagagaatagAACAAACAAGAAATCAATCTGAGATCAGTTGACTTGGCGATAATTCGGCGCATCAGCCATATAAGCCGCCTGCTGCCACAATTCTAGTTCGTGTCAGTTGCCACGACGACCTTACAGACAGTAACACTGATTACAATCATCGGCAAGTAGGACGTTTCTTCGAGCCACGGGGGAAGAggagaaagggagaaaaaaactaatactCGTCTGTTCTGCCACATTTTTCCCCGGCGCGCAGGAGGATGATGCAGAAATTGATTAAGGAGTCCTCTATCAAACTAGGTGCGTGACGCAGCTTCCGGCTAATAATGTTATCATAATAATGTTATCGTCTTGATGTTCGACCGCAGCCCATCAGGAAGTACCTCTGGGTACATCCGAGTGATTCGTATACCTACATGTTGGCGTGTTCCCCGATtagacgagagagagagattcgaTGTCGAATTTGGTTTGGGTGCCGGATATTCTTGCAGACTGCGAATTAGCGGTTAATTGAAAGTTGCGTCAGTCTGCACATTTATCGCATAAAAGCCTTCTTCGCCGGATTTTAGACCTTCAACGAAATCGCCAGAAATGGGCTTCCTGCACGGGAAACTTACTTCGTTAAGTTTTAAAACTTCACTGCAGTCCTAACGACGTTTTTCACTTCATTCATCTTGACCAATCCTttagttgttatttttttttcgggtCCATCGCATGATTATAATTTATCCTTTCAATATTTAGTTGAATTATCAGATCGTGAAGACTCCTGAATTACACTTGGATTCCAGTCCTTCCTCCAGCTGAAAACTTTATGGTAAATCTTCTTGACTTTTCAACCCCGAAGGATGAGGTCGTAGAATTGAACTGCTGTTTAGTCATTTTCCAAATGGTGTAAGAAACTTGAAACATcttgattttcaaatgtttACTTATTTAAGACGCATGATACGCAGACGTACAGTTTAAAACGTTTCTACTGTCTTGTCAGCAGTCGTGAAATATTCATAATACATTCGCAGTTCATTCGCCTCCTGCCTTCGTCTTTTTATTCGTCGAAAGCGAGGTTCGGGAACTTTCAAGAATAATGTGACGCCTATAAAGAGGCTCATGGAAAAAGCACTTGGTGTGTATCGCTGTATAGGAATACCCTATACagactacgcctgtcacggcAGGTCGAATCTCTTCACAGTTACATGCGGATGTTCCTTCGTCTTACGGCGGATAAACATGCATGAGAAAGGCTCGTGGGAGGTACGATTCGATACGAACAGATCCAAACTCTTTTCCATACAGGGATTCTATTTTCCTCAGACGCCTAAGCAACCTTGCGGGGTgcattttttccaatatttttcgcATATCGCCGgtacaggtttttttttatgaattagaTAAGGCGGATCTATATATACTTGGCAGACTGAGAAAGGGCCAAAACTTTCATTCTTTACAGTTACTAAAAATtgtcgtttgaaaaaatttggcacAAGTGACTTATTTGTTTCACTGTTTTGTGTAATATCGCGATAGTTGCAAGAAAAATCAGTAATTTTATCTTAGATCcagatttatatacatataggtcatggtatcaaatgaaaatagttgaCGCCTGCACAGTAAGCACAACAAGGAATTTCTCCCGTTGCAAAACTTccaaacaagttgtaggtaaTCTGTCTTTATaagcgtataataatatagaacTGACAGTGATCACTTACTCGCTTTGATCAACGTATTAAATCCAgtgtttgaattaattttccttaTTAAACAATTATCAAGACCAGATAAAtcggatttttcatttttttcaggtaTCGAAAAGTGCCAGgtaattacttttcaaaatgctATTAATATTTGAACTATTTTTCAGGTAAATTTGACGACCAGTTCAAAAGCTCGGAATATGATAAGGCGAATTTTGTCCTTTCTGTTCCGTGCAACTTTGTCATGTAATTTTCAAGGAACATTCCGGTGATTCTATGTTTTCAGGGTTCAACCACACGACTCCGGTGTAACTCGTACCATGctcacaaaataattttcctccTATTTATGCAATCACATGTACATGCCGACTCGGCATATTATATTACGAATAGCTGTATACACACCGTTTTCTAGAATGACGTAACTGGCTGCAGCAGCCCCGCGACAACCGCCCCCGTTAAAgctttattaatttcaattaacaGCGATACACCTACGCTGGTGGCCGGGATTTTGCCGGTCGCACGTCACGTGTCAGAACCATGACGAAATGGTCCTTGATCGACTGACCCTGGACCCGTTTTAAATCTCCTCGGGCAAAGGGCAGAGCTTTCCTTGTCAAAGTTagagatttgaatttttcaaaatgatctCGAAATGCAGGTGATCATCGTGTTGGAATCGACCGTACTTTTGTTCGTCTTCAAGCTCGCGATTCTTCAATTGTCACGCTCCTGCATTTCCACAGACTCGTCTTTTGCGAACATTTACTTCGACTGTGTCACCCGGCCTGTGAATTCCGAAGTGAAACCTTCTTTACGAGGCTATTGAATTTTGCTTGAAAAGATTTTGCCACTATGCGAAGGTCGAATTCTtcccgatatatatatatctatacctaacatatatgtatattgtacacaCATTTATCGATGTTTGAGCCTCGAGACCGAGAGAAACTTTGAGCTTTGTAAGACTTGAAATTTGCTTCAGGCTTAGAGCGGAATATTTCGATCAAAGGATGTTCTCGATTCACTTGCCAATTTGATACTCTTCACGGAGCCCGCATTTATTGTCTGTAATACATGAATACAAAAAGGGCTCACCGCGCCAATTCTCACCTTCTCACAAATACCCCATCTTAAGATTTTTAATGAACTTATGTGTTTGTATGCACGTTGTTGAATGTATGCTATAAAGTACGTACGACTCGTTTTGCGACTCGCTCCTGCTGCGAAGCTTCATAGTCTTGGCGAATCCTGATAATCAACTTCTGCATGTACCTTCTGTCCGTCAATCGCACAACGTTGGTTCCCATCAGCATCTCCAGTCTTGATCTGACGAGAGAATAGCTGAAGCTGCAAGAAGTAGGcagaaacgatttttcaatagTTAGTCTATGCATTTATAATTTCCTAGATAAATCCTTTCCTTTTTTGCACAAACATTTGAATTTGACCCCTAATAGTTTATCCtcaatcaaacaaaaaaaaaaaaaagaaaaatcgtttttattcgctacatttttcttctactttgaagaaatttacCGCCTCTCAAGACCTCAGGCGTTTCTCAATTTCCCGAATGTTTTCGTCGGTGAAgtgaagagtaaaaaatatttttatcaagtcAACCGCGAACaaagttgtttttatttatttgttttctaaaatgataaaatgttCGCTGCTCTTTACGCCTCATCGACGCGATTGTGTTTCTCATTTATCGAGCTCGTTACGCGCATCTTTTTCCGCTTTTATATTCTACTtcactttttgtttcttcagctttttttttatataatattcatatttcttgATGCGTAATATACCCACTCGGtcgtttttctttaattttacaCTTACAGCGATGCGATTCTTCCAAATTTTCTCTCCACTTTACAGGTATATACTAATAAATTCACCAATTAATCATCAGCTTCACGACCCGGTGAGGCAGCCTCCAAAAATTGGAAGTTAATGCTTCAATACTCGTTGAAGAGATTCTTGAACTAACGTTGCAATCGGTCATTATCCTCGATTCTTgagcaaataaaaaacgaaaacaacagCAATGAAcgcggaaaaaattctaagtCTTCGCATTTGTTTCCATCGTTCGTTTCTTCGGAAAATCTTTCAAAGGAGCCAATTTTTGGAAAAGCGAGTCTCCGGGGCAAACGCAAACGGCAAACTGACTCGCGGGGAGAGTTTTCACGCGAAACTGAAGCCTCTGAAGCCCGTGTTTGGTATTCAACGTCGCGGGGTTGAATATCGGAAGAACTTCCACGACACCTCATCGTGCCAAGCACCAAGAATATCATTCGGCTGACTCTTCCGTGATTTCTGATTGGTAATTCGTGACGTGTCGGTAATGGCTGTACAGCCCTACCCTTCCGCCACCCTGCCCACCGTGATTGTATCACTTAACTCGCTTTTGTTGAGCACGCCGGGgcaatttgttaaaaaatatcgattccGCGCGGACCGTTTTTACGCCATTCCGAGGTCTGATACCTCCGTTACGCACAGGATGTTATTCCAAacggaaataattttcttttaggTACCCGAGTCAAGTAATTGGCTTGAAAcgttgttgctttttttttttttgtttgacatTACTTTAACAGATTAcatcgtaaaatatttaatattgcaATCAGCATTTAATTACGATAGTCAAGTTATTACAATAACTGAAAAGagtctgtaaatattgatcttTAACCAAAATCCGTATTAGGTAAATCGTTTCATGTTCTGGATtcaagatttaaaaaactttcaagaGAAATTTATATGCACACGCCGTCATTAATGTATTTCATAATTACCAAACTCGAATATTTTGCAATCAGCGATTGGCGGATGACgatttgtattattttcaaaaccgTACCTAACCGCAATTGCGAGAATTCACAATTTCGCAATCGTTGTTTGGTTAAGTTAGGGAACCTTTCGAACCAACCCTGCAAAATCTTCTCCCTTACGTAAGCATCGCTTACAGTAATTTCGGAGAAACGAGAGAACGATACGAAGGGAGAGATCTTAGGTTtctcatttattcaaattggAATGAATGGCCACGCACGTGACGTCCAAATTGATTGTAAATTTCAATCAGGTTTCCGTAGTTCTACAAACGTACGTCATACGTGAATAATATTCGTCGTATGAAATCGAACTTGATCGGATCAGGTCGctagtaaattgaaaattgaggcTACATTATCCACAATTGTGTACGTGCTGTAGTCTGTGTCGAAGGAAGAATCGATATTCTACggttttcaaaacttgaaacgCACTCCTTTGCAGAAGAAGAATACATTGGCATTCCATAACAAACCGATATGGACCTCGAAttcagcgtttttttttttcatttttaatatggTGTAGCGGGTATAAAAAAAGACCTTTCACTGAGTTATAGATATTTTGGACCATGGGTTTGACTAATTTTACTGCTCCGAAAAACATGAAAAccttattttttaatgaatagtCTCAATCCAttcaaacttcaaatttttctcatgaaTTCTTGgttagaaaacgaaaattttgagaccaAGGTAGAAGTGGGCAGGATTATGATTTAGAAATTGCAGGGCACAagtaattaagaaaaaataaaaatagagttAAATATACTTTGAAGAAGTACAAATTTATGATTAATTCAATTCTTCTCACTTTCATGCTTTTGGTTTAGAAGCCACAGGCGAAAcaagtgattgaaaaattagaagaaaacgaataaaatataaatttgtacACCTTATATTTATACTTGATTCAATTCTTCTCACTTCTTAATTGCTTGTTTCGCCTGTCGCTTCCGAATCAAAAGTTTGCCTCCTTCGATCTTGATGTCAAAATTCCCTTTCTTAACAAAGAATCCACGAGAAAAATTTGGACAGGTAATCGATTGAGGCTATTCGTTCGAAAATTGGATTTCCGAGTTTTTAGGAGCAGTAAAAATCACACCcgtgtttcaaaaaatctaaaacttgGGGAAACGTGTTTTTGTCTTGTACACTCTACAAGTCTACACCATATTTAAGAATAAAACACCGCAGTTGGTGAGGGTCATACGGATATCAGTTTGGGATGGAATGCCTCGTATATACTTGAAAGTacgatggaaaataaaaaaatttactttgtcATGAAATACTAGATGTCGCTGTATTGGTTGTATTATCTGATTTTATCGACATCGAAGtgtcgaaataaatttgaaaatgattatatCGGACGTTCTAGCAACGAGGCTGAAATCCCATCCaattcctttctctctctctctctctctctctctctctgtctgtgTCTTTCACTCTACTGTTTATACCATAAATTGTTACAGTCGGTACCAAAGTGTAAGCAAAGAAGGCGCGTGCAAAACGTTGCTTAAAGGTTTACCAACCAGAAGCTGAGGAGCTTGAACTCGTGTAATTCGACCATCCTG
Proteins encoded:
- the LOC124405506 gene encoding uncharacterized protein LOC124405506 isoform X1 — translated: MTFGGGFWAAVDVLAGSGGWNSPGSLVANHWLETVETRVKVQLERDKMARKAVCGNTSSVETRRRCDEEVEVDYGSMIDCSFSYSLVRSRLEMLMGTNVVRLTDRRYMQKLIIRIRQDYEASQQERVAKRVTNELMRTKKMILERLIPVQEAPEELRRYPLFQLYLYCDAIIEEKQRKRMPKKVHVTNSLYQMLYPDNTGDKVEEEAEDDEVYMKTEVVHGAQKLVPMTTEEIAVIMTEQEKEKDIENGYLLTQEDYDRLYFETEAIKELREMQSVEEMYTKAQEIVGILYSYADEGRYQKAALEKQQREAQLEAAAEFAKTVSSADDEAAVTSGGALQRPEEPGADPGAAVSTAE
- the LOC124405506 gene encoding uncharacterized protein LOC124405506 isoform X2: MNFDEQQKSTHFDPSGNEGQGGRKRRYRKRKRRPEKNLALMFTSSKDPFAQPLRWWEKDPIKYAFSYSLVRSRLEMLMGTNVVRLTDRRYMQKLIIRIRQDYEASQQERVAKRVTNELMRTKKMILERLIPVQEAPEELRRYPLFQLYLYCDAIIEEKQRKRMPKKVHVTNSLYQMLYPDNTGDKVEEEAEDDEVYMKTEVVHGAQKLVPMTTEEIAVIMTEQEKEKDIENGYLLTQEDYDRLYFETEAIKELREMQSVEEMYTKAQEIVGILYSYADEGRYQKAALEKQQREAQLEAAAEFAKTVSSADDEAAVTSGGALQRPEEPGADPGAAVSTAE
- the LOC124405506 gene encoding uncharacterized protein LOC124405506 isoform X3 gives rise to the protein MVELHEFKLLSFCFSYSLVRSRLEMLMGTNVVRLTDRRYMQKLIIRIRQDYEASQQERVAKRVTNELMRTKKMILERLIPVQEAPEELRRYPLFQLYLYCDAIIEEKQRKRMPKKVHVTNSLYQMLYPDNTGDKVEEEAEDDEVYMKTEVVHGAQKLVPMTTEEIAVIMTEQEKEKDIENGYLLTQEDYDRLYFETEAIKELREMQSVEEMYTKAQEIVGILYSYADEGRYQKAALEKQQREAQLEAAAEFAKTVSSADDEAAVTSGGALQRPEEPGADPGAAVSTAE